The Artemia franciscana unplaced genomic scaffold, ASM3288406v1 Scaffold_1681, whole genome shotgun sequence genome segment atgatacgatagactctatttcaggacgtatacaactacctgctgatttctgtaatttagtgacgtccaaaaaattaattgattgaaaaagtattttccgaatattctaaacaattataaaataatacatgactaagtgaaagagcgattctcgcacccaaaaatatagacgtccacgaaatcaacaatattgttttgaccaagattcgagaccaggcagtcatttacaagacagtcgacacagttttggaaccaaatgaagcggttaatgatccatatgaatttttaaattccgtggatctttcagggtttccaccacacgtgctacaactaaaaataggcgtaccaataatacttttaagaaatatcaacccaccaaagctttgcaatggcacgcgacttggcgtaaaaaaaaaaaaacaatggaaaacctaatagaggccacaatcatgacagggccttttgaggtgAGGctattcttattcctcgcattcccatgattccaacggatctgccttttcaatttaaaagattgcaattcccaattcgattagcatttgcaatcaccatcaacaaagctcaaggtcaatcattagaaaaatgtggtattgatcttaatactgattgtttttcccatggacaattgtacgttgcatgttcgagggtcggtaaacctgacaatctatttatatgcagcgacaattggacagcgaagaatgttgtatattcgcaagttttacgcagttaatttgtattgtatctatctatctatctatacaaaaacaagttgtgtgtacgaatgtttgtttgtttgtaaaaagagcgttagcatatgacgtcgttattagtacgtaaggctttgtatatgcacaaacaatgggaaagccaagaatgttgtatattcgcaagttttacgtagttcaaaacacatatataaatctatctatattcaagtaacgacttacgcgcgcggaggggcttggggggagcaaagcgcccccaccagccaggttttggggtggcacgaagcgccaccccaacagctagtatatatatatataaatgtagtgTCTGTCTATTACGCTATCTTCTATCTGTCCGTCTGTTACACTCTCTTccatagaaaaaggaaaaaataaaaaatgaaagaaaactaaaaaaagcgaaaaaagctaaaaaaactaaaaaactgaaaaaaaaacagaaaaataaaaaaaggaaaaaaactaaaaaacaatcttctataaaaaagagaaaaactgaaaaaaagtaaacagtaaaacaaaactaaaaaagggaaaaaaatatgaaaaaattgaaaaactaaaaagaaaaaataataaaactaaaaaaagaagaaactataaaagaaaaagaaaaaaaataaataaataaaaacaaataaaaaaatgaaaaaataaaaaagaaaaaaaagacaaaaactaaagaaaaatattttagttaagaaaattattgttataaattggACTTGATTCaatattaatacttaaaaacatactaaaaaaatgaaaagaataaaaaattaaaaaattaattaaaataaaattacaataattatattaaaaattccaataaaatattttgtaatataagGAAGCTTTCATTTCAGTAATTTGCATAGGCGAAACAAGaaccttttatttaattttattagattgctcaaagagtaaaaaactggtaattgcacaaatatttgaatatattttgacaatggattaaagcaattcgaaaaccttaaaaaagttAAACACTATAAGTTAGAAGTTcagtagaaattgttgaagtttagaatgcTTACAACTCAAAGATAAAGTGTCATTAATCTCATCATTAATGTCAAAGACAAATTATCCTACAATTTTACGAAAAAGGGAACACCGGGAGGAAACaacagagcaacgcaaaaccgcgcagttagatgaaaatcaacctggagagcaagaatcaaaacgtatcaaaactgaaaatgatagcgatgatgattggatttgggattttgacttagataaggtcatcaatacctaccagatttcacttaaaaaacaaaggttttgcgatatgtatttcataatgacgaaagacaggctgaggtaaaacaaaccaaacaaattgaaagcGATAGcgatgatgaaaaaaaaaaaaaaaaaaacactaaaaaaataaaaacaaacaaaattgaagaaTCTTCTTCTTGGTCGAGTCAGGAGGTACAGACAAAACATTTCTAATAAGATTGATTCTCATatcaatttgattaaaaaatgacatagcgttggcccgcaacgttgctgcctggtgggagaactgctcattccgctttgaaattgcctctgaatatgcaatctacagaaactcccacgtgcaacatttccaaatcatctgggatgggtaaagtattgcagcaatgcaaacttattgtttgggacgagtgcacaatggcaaaAAAATCGCTCAAGGCACTTGACCGATAATTGCAAGCTTTGCGAAGAAATTCCAAACccttggcagcacattaatattgcttgcaggagatttcaagCAAACCATACCTGTTATTCCTAGATCGACACCTACgaacgaaatgaatgcttgcctaaaaaattatcatttataggcaccagtgcttccacttttttttctgacaatCAGTAACGACTCCAAAAAAGTCGGGAGATTAtcgggaggttttttttttccaagtcgGGGAAAAAATCAGGAGGTTTTAAACAGCTGTTTTGTCTCACATACCAGTTgtattggtggtaaaaatgtcagtaatagagagacagaacaaagtagaatcgaaaatatgttttagagtCTTAAGTCCGGTCTTCACCTCCCAGAACTTCCAGAATCTGGGCTTCCAGATTATTCTTTgacgtcttcttcttcttacaTCTCGAATATGAACCGGTCCGAAAgtatatcaaaatcatccggAAAAAATGGGCTTTTGAACTTCCAGATTTCCGGAATTTTGAAGTATCGcagaagaaattcaaaaaaaatctcGGAAAATCTGGGAACCCAGATTCCAGAAGGTGAAGACTTATTATTACTCCAAAATCAGCTATCAACAAGGAACAATGTTTCTTTCATACAAAACTTATGCAAACTAAATGGTTTTATTGAAAGTCATCTAAAACTATTTGTTCAAATAATTAGAACTAGAATTACGAATACGAGTAACAGAACTCAGGCAGAATTTTCACTGTATCACACTGCAGCTAAAACTACTTGATCACATAACTTGAACTGGAATTATGAATACAAATCACAGTCAGAATTTTCACTAGATCACACTGCAGCTAATCCTGATTGTCAACGGTATTGTTTGCTCTTTCTTGGGCCAGACGAGCTCGCGCTAAAGAAGCCGATTTCAAGATAGCGGCACTAGCTTCAGTAGCGGTTGCGGAAGCAACTATGCCTTTCAGTAACTGCCTCATGCTCCCACCTACGACCAGAGACTCAGGTGTCACCTTAAGCCTACTCATGCCAAGTTTAGTCTGAAGTGTTGAACTAATCGTAACTGTCGACAGGCAGTTACGTTTGTCTGTTTTGACGTCCTTCAAAGTACTAAACAGTCTCTCCGCTATTATGTTCGAAAACGGTAGAGCGTACAGGTACTCAACGACAAGCCTCAGGTTACCAAACTTTGGTTTGCCGTTAGAGTATTTCTGGGCAAATATAAGCTTCCAGTAGTCAGTTACTGAGAGCGAACTGGCATCTTCGCCATTTGGCTGTCTTACAGAGCTCTGCTCTCTCCACTCTCTGTCTATCAGACTTTTGAACCAGGAGGGTAAGCTATATTTCGCCAAAAATGGTGCCAGGCTAGGAGGGTTCAGATCCTGAGCCTGAACAGGGTCAAGTAGTTCTGAGAAGGCGAAAATGTCCGAGTCGAACGAGAAGCGGTTTTTAATCTGGACCACCACTTCCTTGTAAAATTCTCTCGCGGTAGAATAAACCTTGTCAACTTCATCGGGATTGGCATTTCGTCCATCACTAGACGCAAGAACGCCAGTCATTGCTGCTTCGGCATCTAAGCCGAGGTAGACCTTTCGCAGATCTACATAACTGGCTTCGTCTTCAACATCAATTTTCATGATGTCGGTACAGCTCCTTACTGCGCGAGCATTCATAAAGTTTTTCAACAGAGTTTCAACCAATTGAATGACTTCGATTTTCAGTCGGTAGAAAATAGGCACCTGGGACTGGAAAAGGGTATGGAAGTCGTTCAAAAGTCCCAGCGCGTAGTCCACGAACATCATGACGATCCTCATAAACTGATTTTTCAGGGCACTCAGAACTAACTCACTGCCGTGAGTAGGATCTTCAAAATGGGTACTGGTAAAATACAAGGTTAGGGCATTCCGCTGCTCTAGAATTCGGTGGACACAGTTCTGTAGCGAAAGCCATCTTGTTTGACCTGGTGTCAATATCTTGTGGACCGCAGTCTCTGAAAACAATTGAAATCCTTTCACGGCAGCTGTACGCTTGGCACTCATATTGAAATGATTGTACACATGACGACATAGGTCTTCTAGAGTCTTCGTCAGTTTCTTGCAGGCGTATGAGGCGCACAAATGAATGGAATGACAACTGCACTTCACTGTTAATACCCAAAGGTAGCTTCTTTGGATCAGAGTTGCCACTGAGTTGTTACAACCCATCATGGCGTTCGTGGTATCACTACAGAACCCGAACCAATTCCGTAAAGGCACTTCACTTACTCTTAAAAACTCCAAAGTTTCCTCCAGTTTGTTGAAAATGGAAACTGCTGATCCGTTTGAGCACTCCACAAAATCAATGACATCGATATCCGTTTCCATTTCGTTGTTACAAAAGGAAACACATACAGCGAGCTGTTTAACGGTTCCCACATCCGTCGTTTCGTCGATGACCAATGAAAAAGGTCTCACCTTCATTTCTTCGACAACTCTTTGCTTGTAGTAAGGACCGAGTCCCTGACGAACAACATTCACAACTTTTGTTTCCCGAGACGCACTTTATCAAGGACCGATTTTGGTGGCATCGTTTTCAGCAGGGGAGTCAACTGGTCCGAAAGGGAAAATGGCAGGTTGTTGCTGACCAGGAATGAAGCAATTTTAGCTTCAGTCTCAAGCACAGACGGAAACTCGTCATGAACCATGTACACTGAATAGCAGGAGGCATAGCTTTTGGGGTCACTGTGTTTTAAACATGCACGGAAGTACGGGCATGGGCAAGTGAGATCTGTTTTACCCTTTTTGTAGGAAAGCTCAGCGTTGCACCACAAACAGATAGCAACTTCAGATCCGTGCTTCTTCGAAAGCCAGCCTTTAAATGTATCTTCCATCTCCCAGGATTTCACATACTTTTGCTCGTAACGTTTTCCactgttctttttctttcgGGGCTTGGGGCTCGGTTCCACAATCATCAATTCCTCATCTGAGCCACTACTGCTAGGAACAATttcgattttcttttcaattttccttctttttatatCCTGAGCTTCATTGGAGTCAGAATAATCTGCGTCCGACATTTCTCATGAGCCTGGAAAGTGTTGTTTGTTACTGGACATACTGCAACATGTATTTGTTTAGGCTCATGTGCACTTATAATATAAGTTGGTTTTCTCGGAAGACCAGTCACTGGTCAAATATTAAATAGTACAGATATTCAAGGAGTCTGGCGAAGACCGGATCTACAAGACGCAATTGTCTggatcaaatataaaatttatgggATCTCATCGAAACCTTTGGTCTTGTTATGTTATATTTTGAGAGAACCCTGCAAGTCAGGAGTGTTCATAGTGAGATTTATAGTCAGAGCGCATTGCAGTGGACACGTGCTGTACTTTTGTCATGTATATAAGTCTTATATAAGTCTTatataaatcttatataaaaaagtaCAGGACGTGTCCACTGCAATGCGCTCTGACTATAAATCTCACTATCAACACTCCTGACTTGCAGGGTTCTCTCAAAATATAACATAACAAGACCAAAGATTTTAATGAGATcccataaattttatatttgatccAGACAATTGCGTCTTGTAGATCCGGTCTTCGCCAGACTCCTTGAATATCTgtactatttaatatttaacCAATGACTGGTCTTCCGAGAAAACAAAGTTCAGGTTTGGATTCAGCATATGGTTTTTACCCTATCTTTGATCAAAACTTCCTGCCTTGTTTCTACCAAATATCCGTTTTCGGCTGGATTCCCGGTGAACTACTTGTCCAGCAAAAACTAaacctcaaaataaattaagtacATACCCCTAATCTTATATCAAACTCTAATCAACTTCAGATgaactttaaacttaaaaaaaaaatatcaggttTTGGCCGATTCCGGGCGAACTATTTGCCCGGCTAGCCCTATTTGCTCTCCTTACCACTATATCAAACCTCTTATTAACTttagattttactttttaaaattttccggTTTAGGCCTAGTTCCGGGCGAACTGTATGTCCGGGTAGAAAATAATTGTCATATATGGattcaatatattttcttaCCCCTAAACTGAACATTTAATCaactataaataaaacttttaattttttttccggcTTTGGCCGGATTCCGGGCAAACTAATCGTCCGGGTAGTTGACGATTGTCATATACGAATTCAGCATGTCTTCTTACCCCTTTAATCGATCCTTTAAtcaacttcaaataaaacttttacttttaacaaattttccGGTTTTGGCCGGATTCCGGACGAACTAATTGTCCGGCGAGAAAATAAGTTTCAGATATGGATTCAGCATGTCCTATATGGACTATCTCATtggctttttaaaaaatttgtttcgtTCCTTATTttgaaacccctcccccacccctagaTATGGGGCTACAGGGCTCAACTACAAACTTGGCATGTACTTTGACCCAATTGATCCTCATaccaaatttgaagaaaatatctctACCCCATCGAGAGTTATCGTGCTAACAGACGGAGGGACGGACAACTTTTGCGATGTCATAGATATCCCTCCACTTACGTGTTGGGATCCCAAAAACCATAACAGTTCGCTTTGGggctcaaattgaaaaaaaaaattattggttcTCTCCGTGCGTTAAAATCCATTTTCTTGAATAAGTAAGGAACTAATATTTTCCTGTTTACTAAggtgattttgttttatcttccttttgtttatatttttttttaaggagagcTGTTAGTTAAAACGACTAATATTTTGGAAAGTTTGAACATTGGAAGTTTAAGGTGGTTTGAATCATTAATATTCCTCAGGAGTATAGGCCTATAGTTATCAGAAGTATTTCTTATAAGCGCAAATGGGCGGTAGGCCACAAACCCTAGACAAAATTCACGCCACAAAAGGTAAGCCATCACTTTAACACAACTGATGAAAACAAGACTCATTATAACACTTGTTCTTacaatgtttctaattttaacagCTGTCTAGCCTTGGAACTTGGAGAGTAGGCTACCTACAGACAATGATGTATTTAATGTTGGCCCACTTGTTAATTCCAGCAGAGTTATACAAACAATCTAAAAGGAATGATATGAAACACAACAAGAGCAAGTAGCTCGTATGGCACTTGCAAGGCTGGTTCAGAAAATGAAATACAGAATTTGCTTTTCGTTCTGATCATTTGAAACCAAAACCCTTGAGATAAAAATGACCATGAACTTGGAAATCACGAGAATGTATCGTTTTGTAAAaagcattttatttttggatttggcTGTAATGATGCGTACTTTTCTGTAAATGATTTATCCAGAGCATCTGTTTTTTATTCCTACAAAGTtacatcccgatctctccagtcTAAGTCGGTCAtgtatcctcccccccccccccaaatagttGTCGGATCCGGTCCGGACATGAAAAAGATCACCAGAGACATGTCCTCTattcaattattaaatttcactcgaatctgatcacccgttccaAATTTACGCATGACTCAATGTTGCGGATTCCCCCTTCCTCCACTCCCCCTACGACTATTGGACcgagtaaatttttatttacaagtcagtttgatcgggtccctgatacgccaaTCCCACCATTCTAACCGTTTTTcgagatttccggtctccccaaaacagaacaaaataacacaCTTTGAAGAGCAAAATAATACACTTTTAATACACTTTGAACACTGTGACATAAAATTTAGACATATCGgcactttgaaaacagatttgttCCTTGGAAAACAGATTTGGTATGGCTGGCTTTGGCCTACATCTTAAAATCCATCCTCCTATCCTCCTATATTGTGAAGCAGAGCAAAATAACACTAGACAGTAGCGCCAAGACCTGGAAAAAGTGAGACACACTCGAACAGCAGCCACACTAGCACGACTAGCGATAGTGAACCTCCTTACTGGAACTCAATCGGTCTTGCACCAGCGCTGGCTCCAATAACatcatattttgaacaaagcaaaaaaagatacGACCTCCCCAGTTTCCTCGACGTGTGCAGACCAATAATTACCTTTACTAGAAATTTCTAAACCCGCATGTTTGTTTTGCTTTAAAAGTCGCAAGCGTAGTGGGCGGTGCTATGAGTATGGTCCGTTTGCAAAGCAAGGAAAGCATAGTTCTTGACCCTACTCCCTAGTGTTATTTTGCTCTGTTGCGACTTGTGAAGCCGATTTCGCCGACACTCGAAATCGTTATTTTGATACAGGCTAGGCTAGTAGTCTGGCGCATACCGGATATCTATAAGACCCGTAAGAATAGTGTATTCGAATTTGTACTATAGAATCCTTGAACTGGCAACAGGTTAAGAATTGGTTTCAAGTTAAAGCATGTTATTTTGGTAAAGAAACAGATCATAGAAGCAGAAAAGTCGCCTACCCCCTAGGACAGGTCAGTAGCCTACTTCTTGGGTTGCCCACGTGCAGGGATGTATAATTGTCCAGTTCCAGTAAACTTGGTAtttaccctaaaaaaaatcctgtctcGTAAGGTAAGCCACGTCCTTATTTTACACAAATTATCCAGTGGAAATGAACTATCTGAGTTGACTGATCAGATCAGATGAAGTTATGAACTGagaatcaaatca includes the following:
- the LOC136042656 gene encoding uncharacterized protein LOC136042656, encoding MKVRPFSLVIDETTDVGTVKQLAVCVSFCNNEMETDIDVIDFVECSNGSAVSIFNKLEETLEFLRVSEVPLRNWFGFCSDTTNAMMGCNNSVATLIQRSYLWVLTVKCSCHSIHLCASYACKKLTKTLEDLCRHVYNHFNMSAKRTAAVKGFQLFSETAVHKILTPGQTRWLSLQNCVHRILEQRNALTLYFTSTHFEDPTHGSELVLSALKNQFMRIVMMFVDYALGLLNDFHTLFQSQVPIFYRLKIEVIQLVETLLKNFMNARAVRSCTDIMKIDVEDEASYVDLRKVYLGLDAEAAMTGVLASSDGRNANPDEVDKVYSTAREFYKEVVVQIKNRFSFDSDIFAFSELLDPVQAQDLNPPSLAPFLAKYSLPSWFKSLIDREWREQSSVRQPNGEDASSLSVTDYWKLIFAQKYSNGKPKFGNLRLVVEYLYALPFSNIIAERLFSTLKDVKTDKRNCLSTVTISSTLQTKLGMSRLKVTPESLVVGGSMRQLLKGIVASATATEASAAILKSASLARARLAQERANNTVDNQD